In Candidatus Buchananbacteria bacterium, the DNA window GGCAACAACAGCGCTATATTTGAACGCGCTTGAAGGTGCGGGCGCTCATTTGGTCACGGTTAACGATTATTTGTCCCGCCGCGACTGCGGTTGGATGGGTCCGGTTTATGATGCGCTCGGTTTAACGGTTGGTGTCATAGTTCATGACGCCGCTTTTATTTATGATCCGAAGTACACCGATGATAAGGCAACCGACCCCCGTTTGATTCATCTCAGGCCGGTGACGCGCAAAGAAGCATATCTGGCCGACATTACTTACGGCACCAACAATGAATTTGGCTTTGATTATTTGCGTGATAACATGGTGCAGAGTTTAGAACAAATGGTTCAGCGCGATTTACACTTTGCAATTGTTGATGAAGTTGACAGTATTTTAATTGATGAAGCGCGGACTCCGCTGATTATTTCCGCGCCGGATATGGAGTCTACTGATAAGTACCGCCAGTTTGCCCAGCTAGTTACAAAACTGAAAGAAAACGAAGATTATAATATTGACGAAAAACGCCGAGCAGCAACTCTGACCGAAGAGGGAATCAATAAGCTGGAAAAATTTTTGGGCGTTGAAAATATTTATACCGATCGCGGGATTTCTGAGGTTCATCACATTGAGCAGGCGCTTAAGGCGCACACTTTGTTTAAGCGTGACCGCGATTATGTTGTCAAAGACGGTGAGGTTATTATTGTCGACGAGTTCACCGGTCGAATGATGTTTGGCCGGCGCTATAGCGAAGGACTACATCAGGCGATCGAGGCAAAAGAAGGGGTTGAAGTTCAGCGTGAAAGCCGTACGTTGGCAACCATTACTTTTCAAAATTATTTTAGATTATACAAGAAACTAGCCGGGATGACCGGTACTGCCAAAACTGAAGAAGAAGAGTTCCAAAAAATTTATGGATTGGACGTGGCGGTAATCCCAACCAATAAGCCGTTAGCCAGGGTTGATTTATCGGATCGGATTTATAAGAACGAAGAGGCAAAATTCCGTGCCGTGGTGACGGAAGTCAAAGAGCGCCACACCAAGGGCCAGCCGGTTTTAATTGGTACAATTTCGATTGAAAAAAATGAACTACTTAGCGTTTTGCTCGATCGTGAAGGTATTCCTCATAATTTATTAAATGCCAAACAGCACGAACGCGAAGCACAAATCATTTCTCAGGCCGGACGAATTGGTGCTGTCACAGTTGCGACCAACATGGCCGGCCGCGGTGTTGATATTAAACTTGGTGGTGATCCGGTTGATGCTCAAGAGGAGGCGAAAGTCAAAGAACTTGGCGGTTTGTTTATCCTTGGCACTGAGCGGCACGAATCTCGCCGGATTGATAACCAGCTGCGCGGTCGTGGCGGGCGGCAGGGTGACCCCGGCAACTCGCAATTTTATGTTTGCCTTGACGATGATTTAATGCGGATTTTCGGCTCAGACCGGATTAAGCGGGTGATGGAAACTCTTAAAGTGCCTGATGACATGCCAATCGAAAACAGAATGATTACTCGGTCGTTAGAAGCAGCGCAAAAAAAAGTTGAGGGATTTCATTTTGATACTCGTAAACATTTGGTTGAATATGACGACGTTTTAAATAAACAGCGTGAAACAATTTATCGTAAACGCCGCGAGGCGCTTAAAGGCGAAAATCTTAAGGATCAGATTTTAACCCAAGTTCGGCAAGAGATTGAAGAAGTGGTTAATTTCCATACTGCCGAAGGCGATGAAACCGCTTGGAATTTACAGGAAATTTATGAAGTGGTAAATACCGTTTTTCCGCTTGATCAAACGGTTCGTTTGGAAATTAAAGACATTGGTTTGGAAGCCGGCGACGCCATTGAAGATAATACTTCGAGAGGAAAGTTAATTGGGTATCTTTTTAAGCTGGCCGTTGACCACTACAATACCATTGAAGAAGAGGTCGTTAAGACCGTTGGTACGGCCGACGCGTTGCGCCGGGTGGAACGGGGCATTATTTTGCGCAGCATTGATACATTATGGATTGAGCACTTGGAAGCGCTTGATAGTTTGCGGGCTGGCATTGGTTTGCGCGGCTACGGTCAGCGTGATCCGCTGGTTGAATATAAAAAAGAATCTTTTGGGCTGTTTACCGAATTATTAAAAATGATTCGTAAACAAATTGTGTACAGTATTTACAAAGTCGGCGCTGCAAGTCAAATTGCACCAGGAGTGATGATGAATCAAATTCCCGGCCTGACTTTTCAGGCGCCGTCAAAAACCGGTAGTTCCAGTCATTCAGCGATTTTACAGGCCGGTGCCGGAAAAACGCCACAGCAGCGGGAAGTGGAAAACCGTGAAGCGTCCAATGCGGTGGTAGAAGATGCTCACACCCATTATCAGGGCCAAAAAGTCGGACGCAATGATTTATGTCCATGTGGTTCTGGTAAAAAGTTTAAAAAGTGCCATGGAGCATAAAAATAAGAAAGTCAAAATTGCTATTTGTGGGAGCCTAGATTTTACTTACGAAATTGAAAAACTCGCGCAAGAGCTTCGGAATAGGGGGTTTGAAGTATTCATTCCGATTAGCTCGGAAAAAATTTTAAGAGGAGAGGTTTCTCTTGAAGAGATTAAACAAGAAAAAAGAGCTGGAAAATTTTCAGAAAGAGCGATAAAGAATAATTCAATTCGCGAATATTGGAACATAATCAATGAGTGTGATTGCGTCTTGATTGCAAATTATGACAAAAAGGGTATTGCCGGGTATGTTGGCGGAAACGTTTTTCTTGAAATGGGATTTGCACATGTGCTAAAAAAGAAAATCTTTTTGTTGCACGGCGTTCCCGATATGATCTATAGCGATGAAATTAAAGCGATGCAGCCAATTGTTTTGAACGAAGATTTATCAAGTATATGAAATATAATAAATTAGTCAGAGACAAAATCCCTGAATACATTGCCCGAAAAGGCGGTAAAGCTATTACCCATATTGCCAATGATAAAGAGTATTGGGAAAAGTTAAAGGAAAAGCTGCAGGAGGAAACGCAGGAATTTTTTGAGAATGAAACAATTGAAGAACTGGCCGACATTCAGGAGGTGATTAAGGCAATTAGTGATTATTTAAAATTTGATGAAACCCAAATCGCTTTAGTAAGGAAGAAAAAATTGGAGGAGCGGGGAGCATTTACCAAGAAAATTATTTTGGACGAGTCCTAAACTAAAACGTCATTAATAATAACAATATGGATTTTAAAGAAATTAAAGATGGTGTTATTAATAATGCCAATCGCTATGGCGAAGTTCATGGGGTCAAGATTGATCAAGACTTTGCGATTTTAAAGTTGTATGAAGAAGTCGGCGAAGTGGCACAGGCGATTTTGATTCATCAGAAAAAGAGCCGGCCGGAAAAGTTCGTCTCCGAAGCTGAATCGCAAGAAATGGTGGCTAAGGAGTTAGCTGATGTGGTTGGAATGTGTATGGTGAATGCTCATCTTTTAGGAATTGATTTAGAAAAAGCAATTTTAAAGAAATGGCTTAAAAAAGATTTGCCGTCGTAAAATATAGTATGCCGGAATTACCTGAAGTTGAAACGCTAAAACGCGATTTAAAAGTCCTTAAGGGCAGGATTATCACATTAGCACAGGTAAATTTGCCTAAGATGGTAACACCTCTTAGCATTAAAGAGTTTACCCAAAAAATTAAGGGCAAAAAGATTATTGACATCTCGCGCCGGGCGAAGGTGTTGTTTTTTAAATTGTCAGACGGCAGATATTTGGCAATTCATCTGAAAATGACTGGGCAATTAATTTTTCAGCCGCGCCGGGGTAACATGATTGTCGGCGGCCATCCACAGAAAGGTGGTGCTACTAACTTGCCGAATAAATACACGCACGTGGTGCTTCATTTTAAGGACGGCACAACGCTTTTTTTTAACGACTTGCGCAAGTTTGGTTGGATGAGGCTAATTACCCAGGCTGAATTTACGGCCATTGAGGCCGGCTTTGGGGTTGAACCGTTAACAAAAGATTTCACGTTTGAAAAATTTAAAAAAGCGATTGGTCGGTATCCCAACCGTAAAATTAAACAAGCTTTAATGGATCATACCTTGATTTCAGGGATTGGCAACATTTATGCCGATGAAAGCTGCTATGACGCTAAAATTCTTCCCAGTCGGGTGGTGAAAAGTTTGCGGCCAAAAGAGATTCGTGATTTACATGAAGCTATTAAAAAAATATTAAAATTTGCGGTTGCCAAAAAAGGTACCTCATTTAGAAATTATTTGAGATTTGATGCTCGGCCCGGCGGGATGGTGAAGTATTTGAAAGTGTATGGTCGAGCCCGTCAAAAATGTCAACGGTGTGGAGGGTTGATTAAAAAAATAAAACAAAATGGGCGAGGCACCCATTTTTGTCCAGCTTGTCAAAAATAATATTAGGTTAGTGAGTTAAGAATGTAAGTTAAGACAACGCCCCAGATGAACCCTCCGGTAACTTCAAAGACGCTGTGTCCCATTCGTTCCCGAAATAGTGGAAGCTGTTTTTGATCCGCGACCGGCATTTTTTTAATAAGTTGATTAAAAACTGCTGCCTGCTTACCTAGAATATTACGGAAACCAACAGCGTCGCGCATAATCAACAGCGCAAAAACTAAACTAACCGCAAAGATGGCAGAATCAAAGCCAAGTCGCAGCCCAACGAGCGTTGAAATGGAAATGGCAAAAGCGGTGTGGGCCGATGGCATGCCGCCGTAGCTGATAAAAATATTCTTTAGGTCAAAATTTCCCTTGATGCCGTCAGTCAGGAGTTTTAAAACCTGGCTGGAAATTAATGTGATAATTGGTATAATAATATATGACAGATCCATGGTATTTATGTTTATGGATTATTTTTATTCAATTTTAGCGGGAATTATCCAGGGTTTAACCGAATTTTTGCCGGTTTCTAGTTCGGGACACCTGGTGCTGTTTCACGATTTCTTAGGCTTTGACCTGCCGGACAATGTTGCTTTTGATGTTGTTTTGCATTTAGGTACGCTGGTGGCGTTAGTGCTGTTTTTCTTTAAAGATATTCTTAAATATCTCAAAGCTTTTATCCAAAGCCTGTACCAGTGGAATTTGAAGAACAATAAAGATCAGTTGCTAGCCTGGTATTTACTTTTAGGAACGATTCCGGCGGCCGTGATGGGGTACTTTTTTGAAAGCGAAATTGAAACGGGGTTGCGCAATTCATTGTTTGTTGCCGTGAGCCTGATCGTCGTTGGCCTATTGCTGTGGTTTGCCGACTCGTTTTTTGCCAAGACCAAACAAATTCAAGAAATGACGTTAACCAACTCACTCATTATTGGTTTTGCCCAAACTCTGGCATTAATTCCGGGAGTTTCTCGTTCTGGCATTACTATTATAGCAGGTTTGAGCCAAAGGTTAAAACGAACCGACGCCGCCAGGTTTTCTTTTTTGCTTTCAATCCCGATTGTTTTTGCGGCCGGCATAAAAAAGACTATTGATTTGGCTAATGATGCGGCGTTTGCGTCGAGTGATTATTTGATTTTGTTAGCCGGATTTTTATCTTCGGCGATTATCGGGTATTTGTGTATTAAATATTTTTTGCAGTTTTTGCAGGAGCATACTTTAAAAGTTTTTGTTTTTTACCGCATTGCCTTGGGAACGATAATTCTTTTAATCATTCTATTTTCAAAATAAACAATGATTGCTATTATTTTAGCCGGTGGTGAGGGGACGCGTCTTCGACCATTGACGTATGAAATGCCAAAAGCCTTAATTCCGGTTCAGGGCCGCAGTTTGACGGAGCATGTCTTTGATATCTATAAAAGGGCGGGAGTAAAAAAGATTTATTTGTCGATAGCATACATGGCTGATAAAATGAAAGAATATTTTGGCGACGGATCAAAATTTGGGTTTGATATCGAGTACTTGGAAGAACCAGAGGCAATGGGCACCGCCGGACCGCTATTATTATTAAAAAAACAAGGTTTGATCCCGAACGAAAATTTTTTTATGTGTAACGGTGATAATTTATTTGCGTTGGACTTGGAAAAAATGTTGCGGCACCATCAGGGTAATAATGCCGCCGCAACTATCGCGTTGACCAAGGTTGATGATCCGACTCATTTTGGCATTGCGCGACTTGAAGGAGATAAAATTTTAGAATTTGTTGAAAAACCCAGCGTTGAACAGGCGCCTTCATCATATGCCAGTTCAGGTTATTACATTTTATCTCCAGAAGTTTTTGATTATTTACCGGATCAGGATTTTGTTATGGTTGAACATGACCTTTGGCCGGCGCTTGCTAATGCCGGGCGGTTGTTTGGTTTTCGGTCCGATGCCCAGTGGTTTGATACCGGTACGCCGGAACGCTATAAACAAGTTGAAGAAACTTGGCGCGGAGTGTAGGTTATTATGATTAATTTTTTTTCCCACAATCATAAAAAACAAAAAAAGGTCATTCCAATTATTTTGGGGTTGGTGATTATTTTTATTTTTGGCTGGGCGTATTATTCGTACGATATTAAAACGCCGATTGCGGGCAGCCAGGAAACCAAAGAGTTTGTGGTTGAGCCGGGTTGGGGGAGTACAAAAATCAGCCATGAATTGAAACGTGCCGGGTTGATCCGCAATGCATATGTTTTTCAGTTATACGTTTGGACTCATGATATTGATACCCGGTTGCAGGATGGCGAATATTTCTTGTCTCCGGCTCAGAATCTCAAAGAAATTGCTCAGATTTTAAGCCGCGGTGCCGGATTAACCAAAGAGGTAACGTTGACTTTCATTGAAGGCTGGAATAATCAGGATATTGCCGAATATCTGGAAGAGCTTGGGATTGCATCGCAGGACGATTTTTTTGAGATAATCCAAACCAAAGCTGATTGGTGGGATGAGTATGAATTGCTGGCCAGCCGCCCTAAAAACCACGACCT includes these proteins:
- the uppP gene encoding undecaprenyl-diphosphatase UppP, with the translated sequence MDYFYSILAGIIQGLTEFLPVSSSGHLVLFHDFLGFDLPDNVAFDVVLHLGTLVALVLFFFKDILKYLKAFIQSLYQWNLKNNKDQLLAWYLLLGTIPAAVMGYFFESEIETGLRNSLFVAVSLIVVGLLLWFADSFFAKTKQIQEMTLTNSLIIGFAQTLALIPGVSRSGITIIAGLSQRLKRTDAARFSFLLSIPIVFAAGIKKTIDLANDAAFASSDYLILLAGFLSSAIIGYLCIKYFLQFLQEHTLKVFVFYRIALGTIILLIILFSK
- a CDS encoding divergent PAP2 family protein; this translates as MDLSYIIIPIITLISSQVLKLLTDGIKGNFDLKNIFISYGGMPSAHTAFAISISTLVGLRLGFDSAIFAVSLVFALLIMRDAVGFRNILGKQAAVFNQLIKKMPVADQKQLPLFRERMGHSVFEVTGGFIWGVVLTYILNSLT
- the secA gene encoding preprotein translocase subunit SecA is translated as MNLAKQLEKIFGDPSQHFLKKSAPLVDQINALEKKFEALTDQALKDQTQKFRADLKNNKTLEEILPEAFSCVREAAKRTLGIRHYDVQLLAGIVLHHGHIAEQKTGEGKTLSATTALYLNALEGAGAHLVTVNDYLSRRDCGWMGPVYDALGLTVGVIVHDAAFIYDPKYTDDKATDPRLIHLRPVTRKEAYLADITYGTNNEFGFDYLRDNMVQSLEQMVQRDLHFAIVDEVDSILIDEARTPLIISAPDMESTDKYRQFAQLVTKLKENEDYNIDEKRRAATLTEEGINKLEKFLGVENIYTDRGISEVHHIEQALKAHTLFKRDRDYVVKDGEVIIVDEFTGRMMFGRRYSEGLHQAIEAKEGVEVQRESRTLATITFQNYFRLYKKLAGMTGTAKTEEEEFQKIYGLDVAVIPTNKPLARVDLSDRIYKNEEAKFRAVVTEVKERHTKGQPVLIGTISIEKNELLSVLLDREGIPHNLLNAKQHEREAQIISQAGRIGAVTVATNMAGRGVDIKLGGDPVDAQEEAKVKELGGLFILGTERHESRRIDNQLRGRGGRQGDPGNSQFYVCLDDDLMRIFGSDRIKRVMETLKVPDDMPIENRMITRSLEAAQKKVEGFHFDTRKHLVEYDDVLNKQRETIYRKRREALKGENLKDQILTQVRQEIEEVVNFHTAEGDETAWNLQEIYEVVNTVFPLDQTVRLEIKDIGLEAGDAIEDNTSRGKLIGYLFKLAVDHYNTIEEEVVKTVGTADALRRVERGIILRSIDTLWIEHLEALDSLRAGIGLRGYGQRDPLVEYKKESFGLFTELLKMIRKQIVYSIYKVGAASQIAPGVMMNQIPGLTFQAPSKTGSSSHSAILQAGAGKTPQQREVENREASNAVVEDAHTHYQGQKVGRNDLCPCGSGKKFKKCHGA
- a CDS encoding NDP-sugar synthase; the encoded protein is MIAIILAGGEGTRLRPLTYEMPKALIPVQGRSLTEHVFDIYKRAGVKKIYLSIAYMADKMKEYFGDGSKFGFDIEYLEEPEAMGTAGPLLLLKKQGLIPNENFFMCNGDNLFALDLEKMLRHHQGNNAAATIALTKVDDPTHFGIARLEGDKILEFVEKPSVEQAPSSYASSGYYILSPEVFDYLPDQDFVMVEHDLWPALANAGRLFGFRSDAQWFDTGTPERYKQVEETWRGV
- the mutM gene encoding DNA-formamidopyrimidine glycosylase, with product MPELPEVETLKRDLKVLKGRIITLAQVNLPKMVTPLSIKEFTQKIKGKKIIDISRRAKVLFFKLSDGRYLAIHLKMTGQLIFQPRRGNMIVGGHPQKGGATNLPNKYTHVVLHFKDGTTLFFNDLRKFGWMRLITQAEFTAIEAGFGVEPLTKDFTFEKFKKAIGRYPNRKIKQALMDHTLISGIGNIYADESCYDAKILPSRVVKSLRPKEIRDLHEAIKKILKFAVAKKGTSFRNYLRFDARPGGMVKYLKVYGRARQKCQRCGGLIKKIKQNGRGTHFCPACQK
- a CDS encoding pyrophosphatase; its protein translation is MDFKEIKDGVINNANRYGEVHGVKIDQDFAILKLYEEVGEVAQAILIHQKKSRPEKFVSEAESQEMVAKELADVVGMCMVNAHLLGIDLEKAILKKWLKKDLPS
- a CDS encoding nucleoside triphosphate pyrophosphohydrolase — translated: MKYNKLVRDKIPEYIARKGGKAITHIANDKEYWEKLKEKLQEETQEFFENETIEELADIQEVIKAISDYLKFDETQIALVRKKKLEERGAFTKKIILDES
- the mltG gene encoding endolytic transglycosylase MltG; amino-acid sequence: MINFFSHNHKKQKKVIPIILGLVIIFIFGWAYYSYDIKTPIAGSQETKEFVVEPGWGSTKISHELKRAGLIRNAYVFQLYVWTHDIDTRLQDGEYFLSPAQNLKEIAQILSRGAGLTKEVTLTFIEGWNNQDIAEYLEELGIASQDDFFEIIQTKADWWDEYELLASRPKNHDLEGYLFPDTYRVFHDATITDIVRKTLDNLDKKITPELRQEISRQGKTIHEILTLASILEKEVSSDKDRKIVADIFYKRLAIGMPLQADSTVNYATGKSVARSSADDLQADSPYNTYKHKGLPPGPIANPSLSSIMAAIYPEKNAYYYFLTTPDGHVVYNETHDGHVADKAKYYR